The genomic segment GTGTCTGTACAAGCTCAAAGTCGCCTAcgcgatgatttttttttaaaagccatTATTtcaaaaacatattttcatACAACTTCTCGAGAAAGAGGACGAGAAGACTCCCTTTCAACTATTCGATTTTTCCCGTGGCACTTTCGTGTCTTTCCTTGGGACCCAAGCCGCAGAGCGAAAGCGCCTCgggaataataataataataataataataataataataataataataataataataataataataataataataataataatgtgttTGATGCCTCGGAATTGGAGCCCCATCTGTCCATAAATATCAACAGAATCGATTtaaaccctaagggatagcactttgggtgtggacAACAGCAATTGTTATTCCCCCTAAGATATCGTACATTAGATGTGGTCCAGGCGCGTACCTAGGATTGGCTTGGGGGGGTGTCCATTCAATACGGAAGaggcatagtatttgaagattccttcataagaaatgaccctatttttggccgccaagagggATGCGCGAGCACACAAGCAATTTCTAACGCAAAGCACTAACAGCACATCCCCGgagggagcctgggcggatGCTGAAAACAACACATTTTCTGTTTTCCTAAATTGCCGTTCTTAACACCATGGAGCACATACCTTTCCCGACTACTTCGTGTCCAGTTGTTATTAGGATGTAATGATTCCTTAGCGTGAGACCCCCTAAGTGATAGCAGTTAGTTGAATTTTAACCTAAAAAAGGACTATCAACCCCGTTTACTTTATGTGGAATCGACCATAAAGCCGAATAGAGCGTGCTACGAGATGGGTCAAAGGGTGTAGGCGCGTATCAGATATATGAATGACGGATCATAAATCCATAACTTCAAAACAGTAAatttttccctgctagcagaggcctcttttctctgtatttcgctgggctggagttcgcgaggaaaagatataAATTTGGGAGCTACGTAGTTTCGCTTTGAATGTGACCGGACCACAAAAGCCCTGTGGTTACTATGAACGATGAAAGACTGGGGCCTACAATAACCCTCTTGCAAAAGACGAAACTGCACGATGTGTTGGTAATCGTTGATCAAATATTCTTTTGAGATATATCCTGTATTCTCTCCAAATAATGGACAGCGAAGACGTGTTTGACGTGTGTGTTGTTGGTGCAGGCGTCGAGGGGAGCGCAACTGGGAGATATCTAGCGTCTAGGgggaagaaagctctgctagtTGAACAGGTTCGACACCTTCCCCATGCCTCTCTCACTTCTCCCGTTCACCTTCTTCGGATTATTCAGTCATTCTATGTTGATGTTTTTTGGCTCAGTGTTAAAGTGGGcagggggtatttttttgttacatatggctttctggcagcccaaagggagtagatccgctactgaagGGTGTGTAGCAAATTACAGaaatgaggggaggggggggggggggggagggggtgtagGCTGATATATGGAATACAATTCTTTGGATTTGCTACAAGCCAGGATTGTTTTGCTGCCATTTTCCATATTGTGCCAATTTCAATACTGTGAACTCCTTCAGTGGTTCAACTGCTAAACTGCGTCTAGGATTCCATAATTGAAATTAACAGAATTACCTTTGATGctttttgattgacatgtgcCTTACTGAAAGGCAGCATGATAGATTGGaaaccattttatttttatatatctatatatagGGATTTTGAATGATGGAAACCAGAATGTGAGTTACTGGTACCTATTTATACCACTTCCCCCTCCGAGCCTTTTCCCATGCTACAAAATTAAAACCTCACTTCCAAACAAAATGAGCACTTGCCCTTATCCCTACAATACTGCCCAACACTTTCCCACATACACCCCCTTTGCCCACCTCTCTCCCACTCTCCCCTTTAGTAACATTCTAGGTGCTGAACAGCCATGACTATTTAATTTTCCCTACAATACTGCCCAACACTTTCCCACATACACCCCCTTTGCCCACCTCTCTTCCACTCTCTCCTTTAGTATCATTCTAGGTGCTGAACAGCCATGACTATTTAATTTTCAACCTACCTTGTGCTCTTTGTAGTTTACTTTGCCACATTCCCGCGGCAGCTCACATGGTTCAACAAGGTTGGTGCGCCATGGGTATTCCAGTAGCAGCCTTGTCAGCCTTATGCCTGAGTCTTTCAGCATTTGGACGGATGTGGAGAAAATGGCAGGAGAGCAGCTCTTAAAGTGAGTTTTCAATATTGGGTATAATTATTCGTAGTATACTTTGATCTTTAGGGATCTTGTAAAGGTTAAAGAAATTCCATAAACTGAGAAAAACTTCGAAAGCTGGAGGAGGGGGTAAAGGAccaacttgaaaaaaaaatccaaagagaaaaaaatatcaagaatACATTTTTTACTATGCAAAGATATCAGAATAAATGCTGTGATTATCATATTATATGGTGTTGAGTTCTGTCTGTATATGGATGGGGtcattcaaaaaaaaaattggatagGGGTGTCACCTCCAGCCAGTTTTTTCTCAGATGTTTTGtaatttctttttatgtaTGAGCTAGAACCACATTACTTATACACTCTTTGTTGCTTCAAAAGGACTTCAAAAGGAATTTTTCTCAAATTTTCATAAATTGGATGGCAAACAGTCAACACAAGATTTTACGAAATTGCTATATTAAGCTGAGACTgagatttttcttttttcagaaaCCAATATTTATGAATTGAGAATCTGAGACCTGCatcttaaaatatttttgacaTCAAGACATTGCAAACATGCAGTCTTGACAAAAACTATGGCAaacttgtaaataaaaaaatttctaaGAAATTTGGGGAAAAAACTTAAAGATTCTGGAGGAAGCCGAGGCAGCAACACCATCAGCAGCCTTCTATCTTTAATTGCACCAAGTGCGGCATGGACTGCCATTCTTGAGTCAGACTGCACAACCATTGAGTCGCACTGCACAACCTGCGGTTCAGATAGGCTCACAAAGAGTTGCACCATCATCTCTAGATGGAAGGATGCCGACGACTAATGCATTCTTTCTTGATTTATTCCAGGAGAGTTGGCTTACTATCCATTGAAGCTCCCCCCTATGGCAATATCAGCCGACTTGCCGCAAATGTTAGGCATGTTGGCGAAGAGTGTCTTGTGCTTGAGGGTGAGCAGCTATGTAAGAGATATCCTATGTTTAACTTCCCTGACAGCTGGAGAGCTACCCTAGAGCCTGGAGGAGGTTACATTATGGCTGCACAGGCCCTGAAGGCTTTACAGGTTAGAACCATTACAGGGTCATGGCTTGAGATCCTACCCCCTACAAACCCATTTAAAAGTGCTGTTGTTGACCTAAGGGTACAAAATTTCCAATTTGTTGAAGGGGTTGCACAGACATAGATATTTGAGACTTTTAGGTCCTAAAACATTTAATACAGTTTTCAGACCATGCATGTATTGCATGTAATGTTGATTCCTACCCCAAcaaaaaccaacaatttcAATCTAATTGTGTCCTGTggacaggtgtaaagctacaGCCCGAGGCACCTTTCTGTGCCTTCAACTTGACTCAAGCATGATGTATCTGATCTCACATAACCCAGCATTATCAAGCTGCAATGAGAGTTATAAGCTTTctaaatttattaattttctaatgatCATCTAAGTGTATTCTATAATGAACATACTGCCAACAAAATTGATCATTATATCTTATATACAATTTCAACTATCTATACTAAAATTGTACTACATTATATTACTAACTTAACAGGTCGAGTGCTTCTGCTCGAGAGTTCCCCAAACAAACACTGAggttttcaaaactcaatgaaggcacaaaaagaatgttttattgcttttataaaattattttattgcttttataaAATTATCCACAACAGCTAGCGCTTATGGCGTCATACCAGTGCACGTCAGCTCACGTGCAGAATAGTTTGAAAAACTGGCTTCAAATTCCAAGCAATATTTACTTCATTGTTTGATTGTTCATCTATTTCGACTTATTTTGCAATTTCCTATCTACCTGGGACACATTACTCCtaaagaataatatttttttagtgttaaaaGGTAAAAAGTTTTTTGGAATTCACGGAAATCAGTTGGAATTCAGTgttgatgattgatgatgcaCAAATTCTCCTTATACAATTTTATGCTGTGTCATCACATGACCTTCATCATGTTATAAAAGTGACCAATCCCACCAATCAGAGTGCCTGTCCTACAGTAtctcaattattttataaaactaATTAACTTACTTTATACTGCTTTGTTGTAGGATCAATTTGTTCAATTTGGTGGAGTGTTGCAAGATGGGGAGAAGGTGCTAGAAATTATCCCTGGAGATATTATCAAGATAAAGACCAGCAAAGCTATTCACAGAGCTAAAAGTGTTGTCATAACTGCAGGTTTGCTTTCTGCCCGGGTTTAAcctgtttttatattttcacaaGAAGTTTATTTATCGTTCTCTCCATCAATTTAGCTTTAAaaatttactttattttttaggCCCATGGATCAATAAAATCTTGAAGCCATTATCCCTCCAACTCCCAGTTGAGGTATCGCATAGTACAACCTAACACGGCAATTTTGAGGGGTCTTAAGCTCCTTACAAGCACTAGCTTTGTCAATCACTATAAACATATCCTTAAATGGGCATTTAAATACAGGAGGGGCTTATGACGCAAGagacaattaaaaaaactgggggggcacagccatacccctacttgtcatttccttataatttttagaAGGAATAAAACTGGGGGGTGGTCACAGGTTTCCCTAGCTCCTATAGTTGTTATGGCGTGGCTAAAGGCCCACTACTCCTAGCTGTCATAGCAAGCCCAAAGGGCAGGATACGAGGAGGGATAGATTCCGCACGCCTGGAGAAAGGGATGAAGAATGCCTTGCCTTGTGTCTCTTTTTTTCCAACCCTTTGGGCTTGCTACGCAGTCTACACCACCTCATGCTTACTGTAGGCTGTGGTATTGTTGCAACATATCAACTGGTgaccttttgcttttttattccTTAAGGTTTGGCGGGTGCTGCTTTGCTTCTGGAAACCAAGTGATCCTGAGAGATTCACAGCAGAAAGTGGCTTCCCTGGTTTCATATTCTATGGAGACGAAAGCTTAGGAGACCACAATCATATCTATGGCTTTCCAATTCAAGAATATCCTGGTTTGCTGAAGGTACTGTATTGTTTGGCAATCAGGAAGCCTTTCCTTTTGTGAATTTCTGCCCCTTTTGATGTGGAACAGTTGTACCCCTAGCCATGTCATGGCTGTCAACCAAACTTGTGAATTCAGTTAAAATACAGTAACAGTATGttaaaaaacttaaaagaGCCATTgtgggtgaatacagagaatgtatatgaacattctcacaaaaaagAGGCttatgatgaggtccaaaaacTTTGTGACACCAGTGTAaatgtgggtgagttgactgCTATGTATGTCCCTGTAGAGAATCCTGCACCATGCCCTTGTTTGTGTCATATCATCCTGATTTAGCTCTGCTATACTGAATGTCTCTCTAAACATCATGTTTGTTAGGTTTGTCACCATAGTGGTGCCCTGATTAGTGATCCTGAACTCAGGGATAAAGATCCAACCATAACCCAAGATATTATCAGCAAGCTCAAAGATAATGTCAGAACAATGTTCAATGGAGTAGATGCAGAGCCAAGCATTGTAGAGCCCTGCATGTACACGGTAAGATCTCAAGATTTGCTTTTTGTGAAAGTCTAGTGTATAGCCGGGAACATTGAATTCTTTTGGAGTTGAAGCAGTCTGTGAGCAATCTGTAAGTCACTAGTTGATAAGGTAATGGCTATCTGATGGGCAATTGGCTGGTGTTGGTGATGTGTATTGGCTATAAGTTTATGGTGATGGCCATTGTGATAATGACAATTAtgctggtgatgataatgagaaGAGCCTGGGAGTTAGTGATGACAATTATTACAGCTGGGGCAGATCCAGGAACTCCAAAAAGGGGGTGCTGAAGCAAGgttttcaagaaagggggggcgGGATTCACTATACTACTGtagatttccttatatttgttatttttaatccAAATGATGGTTATTGTTGggttgttgtggtgatgatggttatcgtggtgttgtgttgtggtGACGATGGTTATAatggtgttattgttgttgtgattatggttgtgttgttgttatcgtggtgatgatggttatcGTGGTGTTGTTGTGACGATGGTTATCGTGGTGGTGTTGTTGTGATGGTGACGACAATGGTTATCATGGTGTTattgttgtggtgatgatggttgtggtggtgatgatggctatctttgtgttgttgtggtgatgatggttgtgttgttgttgttgtggtggtgatgataatggttatcctggtgttgttgttgtggtgatgaAGGTTatcctgttgttgttgttgtggtggtgaAGGTTATCATGTTGTTGTGGTGATTatggttgtgttgttgttgttgtgatgatggttgtgttgttgttatggtggtgatgatggttatcgtgttgttgtttttgtggtGATGAAGGTTATTGTGgcgttgttgttgtggtgatgatggttatcGTAGTGTTGCTGTCGTGGTGATAATGGTTATCGTGTtggtgtggtggtgatgatggttattGTGGCGTTattgttgtggtgatgatggttatcgtggtgttgttgtggtggtgatgatggttattgtgatgttgttgtggtggtgatgatggttatcgtggtgttgttgtggtggtgatgatggttattgtgatgttgttgtggtggtgatgatggttatcgtggtgttgttgttgttgtgggaTGATGGTTGTGTTCTGGTGACAATGGTTATCGTGGTGTTGTTATTGTGGTGGTGACAATGGTTATCGTGGTGTTGttattgtggtggtgatgatggttatcgtggtgttgttattgttgtagtgatgatggttgtgttgTTCTGGTGACAATGGTTATTGTggtgttgttgtggtggtgatgatggttatcGTGGTGTTGTTGTTATGGTGACGATGGTTATCATGGTGTTGTTGCTGTGGTGACGATGGTTAAGGTTAAGGTCAAGACTATGAAAATGAtgcagtgatgatgataatgaaaatGTTGTCGTTGAGCTGATTAAATTGTCGAGATGATGTGGTTTGGTCCAATGATGCTGATAAAGCCTTATCCTCTGTTCCACAGGTCACCCCAGACAGCATGTTTGTATTGGACCGGCATCCATCTTATGACAATATCATCATAGGTGCAGGGTTCTCAGGTATAGTCATGCATTTTGACTGCTTCATTATATTGAGCTCTGTGTAATTAAGATTGTGGCAATATATTACTGTGGCATTCATTAACCCTTGCTCCCTTGCAGGACATGGGTTCAAGATGGCACCCGTTGTTGGTAAAATCCTGAGTCAGCTTGCCTTGAGAGAAAAGCCATCTTACGACTTGTATCCATACCGGATATCGAGATTTCAGACCCATACTAAGTCATCACTGTAGAATCGTT from the Nematostella vectensis chromosome 4, jaNemVect1.1, whole genome shotgun sequence genome contains:
- the LOC5516117 gene encoding peroxisomal sarcosine oxidase translates to MDSEDVFDVCVVGAGVEGSATGRYLASRGKKALLVEQFTLPHSRGSSHGSTRLVRHGYSSSSLVSLMPESFSIWTDVEKMAGEQLLKRVGLLSIEAPPYGNISRLAANVRHVGEECLVLEGEQLCKRYPMFNFPDSWRATLEPGGGYIMAAQALKALQDQFVQFGGVLQDGEKVLEIIPGDIIKIKTSKAIHRAKSVVITAGPWINKILKPLSLQLPVEVWRVLLCFWKPSDPERFTAESGFPGFIFYGDESLGDHNHIYGFPIQEYPGLLKVCHHSGALISDPELRDKDPTITQDIISKLKDNVRTMFNGVDAEPSIVEPCMYTVTPDSMFVLDRHPSYDNIIIGAGFSGHGFKMAPVVGKILSQLALREKPSYDLYPYRISRFQTHTKSSL